In the Ptychodera flava strain L36383 chromosome 23 unlocalized genomic scaffold, AS_Pfla_20210202 Scaffold_23__1_contigs__length_28996876_pilon, whole genome shotgun sequence genome, GAAAAAGAGCATGGCGAAAACGGCGTTAAGGACGAAAATAATGATGCTGATCGTCATGGTCAATGCCATCACCAATGACATCAAGAATACACATTGTTGTTGTCATAATTGTAAGTATCTAAATCACCACTATTACCACCACTGGCATCATAATATTTGTCATCGAAATCAAACTAAAGTATTCAAAATCTCTCTTAAATGGAAGGGGTCGTCCTGTCTGCGACTaccgtatgggacccatacagtGTGTCTGTAGCCATGCACGGCTAATCCCAACAGCCCTTCCCTGTAtccaattttcaaaatggcggctgtACCGAAACTGATGACCACGGAAGAaacatataaacacattatGAAACCCGACTTCATCTTGCATAGCCGTGCAGTGATTAAAAAGTTATAAAACTAGTTAACTACGAATAGACATCAAATGAATAAGAATGTCGCGCAGCCGCAGACGAGACGACATTTTCCGACATTTTCCTCTTTCCTCACATGTATTCGAGAGATGATAGTACGTTGATATGAAATACGGTGTCTTCAATCGGGAAATTTAATGCTAACGTCCTTCTGGATTTATAGCATGTGACTACCGTAATGTTTAAGAGGGTAATTGAAGAAGCAAGCATATTGAATAATTGCTTATATAATTTACTGCAATTAAACTTATCAACGGAAAACTTTTAAATCTTACCTCAAATCTTACACATGAACGTATACACAAAACTATGAAGAGCGTTAATGTAGACAGACAGCAAAATTGGCGGGAATAGAATCCTATGTTATGAAAAGTAGTGGCAAATATTTCGATGGTCCATCATTATTATCGTTATGAATAATTACAAAAGGTTTATATCATATGTGCAATAGATATGAGAAGCAGGTATGATCTATGTAGCTGtatgtattatttcattatataaATTACATCCATAATTTGATTCAAAGTGTTTGCGAACAATTACCTTTTGGTGTTGTAGTGTCTGGCGTTTCCTCTGGTGAAAGTAAAGAAAATTGTCGTTAGAACGGTGAAGAATCATTCGCGTGATACGGCCTCCTGGTTAATGGATGaaacattttgtaatatgactgAATAGGTGATGGAAAATGACTAACCTGGGCACACCTTTGATCCGGCATCTGCTGTAGTTGTTCCGAACTTGTTGCAGACATCGTTGTTGTTGCTGATGGTGTCGGTGGTTGATATCTGGAGAACGGCACACAGGTTTGTGTATTTAGCGCAGTTTGCAGCGTCGAGTTTCAGGGACGCGGTGGCACCGGTGATTTTTTCAGTCGCCCCGGCAGCAACGTTTGTTGAGGTCACGCCGCCAACGTCAAAGGCGGATGATTTCGTGTCGGCTGTGTCGTAGTCGTCTTTGTTCGTAAAGTAGAGCTTAACACCCGTCACAGTTCCTTGGCCGTCAGCCGCTGAGGCCTCGATATCGAATGTGATAGCCGAATCAGCAGACGTGTTGTAAATGATTTCAGATGGTTTCGGTTTAGTTATGACAAAAGATGATGGCTTGGCCGCTACATCTGAAATAAAAGACGAGGTGCGAGTACTAGATTGATAAATCAATGGCAGAGAAATTCAAAAGCCTGTAAAggaatattcaaatttgcatatcgaGGTGTCAAATGGCAGAAAAATGTTGATGTCGAAAAAATATGGAGTGAATGAACCATTTAAAGCAAATCAAATGATCATCATAATTCTAATCTGAGAGAAATTATTGGATCGTTGGCCGTATTTTATTCATCATTGCCGAGATAACCAAAGTTAACAgatattttgtttaaatgtcACTTATtcaatatgatatgatatgatatgatatgatatgatatgatatgatatgatatgatatgatatgatataatataatataatataatataatatgatatgatatgatataatataatataatataatataatataatataatataatataatataatataatataatataatataatataatataatataatataatatacatgAAATTATGCGCGCTTATTTAACGTGATTCTACACAGACTgaactgaaaatgaaaagtaatattATTTGCAAGTGTTATTATATTCtctatttatgaaaaaaaaactatttccGGAGGAGGAAAACCCAACACACGATACCTGGACATTTCTTGTCACCTGCCTTAGTTGCATCAGAGCCGAACTCAAGGCAGCCGTCATTGTTCGATGCGTCGTCACCAGAGCTGGTGACGGTTATGACCACACAGAGATGTGAATATGCCTGACAGTTTGCTACATCTATCTGCATGTTATTGACTTCTTCGTTCTCGATGATGGTCTTCAGGTCTGATGATCCCGCGGCAACTGTTTTCTCTGTAGAGAAAGTTTTGTCCACCGCTGTAGATTTGATGGTGCTGCTTTCGTACTGTGCGTTGTTAGTGAAGTAAACGCTGATCTTGGAAATTGTTCCGTCATCGCCGGCTGCTAGGGTAAGTCCAAGCGTTACAGATATGGTTTGCGCCGTTCCACCAGCAGTGTAAGTTGGTTATTTGTGTTCGTAATTGCCGTAGAAGCGACAACGACATCTGGaaacaaggtcaaaataaaaatgatcacAACCTAACAATAAAGTTATAATTATTAATGTCTAGTAACAATACCTAATCTAGCATTTTCATATCATGTCATGCATTCAGTAATATCTACATGTTTAGCAAAATATGAGTTTCTCCTTTCTTGATGAGATGCACATCTTTAAAACTCATAATTCATTGAAAAAGCCCAAACGTtttacacattgaaaacaatttgaaCACACGTAAGAAAAATATTCCATTTTCCCGTGAAAACtgcatatcattttcaattagCTGCAGATGTTGgtattttttctctgaaaaaatgCCCAGCGAGGGTGAATTTCTCATGGAAGTAAAAGAAACTATTCAAGTCTGGACTGAATTTGCAAGACTGAGGAAATGACAAGCATACCCTGTGCTGTACAACAGACGATATAGCACATCACTCCAAGGACCAGTGGGATGTGTTTGCCCAATTGCAAGCTACTGGAAAGTAACATGTAAATAAGTAGAGGAAAGAGGTATCAGTTCGTATTAAAAAAGTCTAAATATAATACGAATGAGGTTCCAATGTTATGTGTACATACAAGTGAGCTGTGGCAAAAACCTGAACTGAACAAATTCTAATTTAAAAGACGAAACAGTATCTATCATCTAATTTGGAAAACACCTCTTCGCGGAAAGACCTTACCTTGAAACCATCATTGTCGTTCAGAAAAGCAACGATGAACTGAATAAGAAGactgaaaaaacaaaacttttataTGGGCTGCCAAAACATTGGCCACGTGGGTGGACAGTGGCCGAAGGTACTACAGGCTACCTGATTGGCTATGTCAAATCACATGATCCTTCGGAAGAAATTAAGGTGGCAATTTAGTGTCCTTGATTCGCGTTGTCATGTGATTATTGACTGCGACCAATAAAACGGAGACTGCATCGTGAAGAATTGTATATTAAGCTGTCTAATGTCAATCGATGAATAAAGGAATGTCAATCATggttaaataaatgaaaattaattgtcAAGGTTACAGTGATATCGCACTAACCAATA is a window encoding:
- the LOC139124091 gene encoding uncharacterized protein, which codes for MQIDVANCQAYSHLCVVITVTSSGDDASNNDGCLEFGSDATKAGDKKCPDVAAKPSSFVITKPKPSEIIYNTSADSAITFDIEASAADGQGTVTGVKLYFTNKDDYDTADTKSSAFDVGGVTSTNVAAGATEKITGATASLKLDAANCAKYTNLCAVLQISTTDTISNNNDVCNKFGTTTADAGSKVCPEETPDTTTPKDSATTVAGQSILMLLLCMIAVTMDF